Within Quercus lobata isolate SW786 chromosome 5, ValleyOak3.0 Primary Assembly, whole genome shotgun sequence, the genomic segment ttggatttagcTCTTTATCCAACAAGATGTTACTTGCTTTTAAATCTCTGTGAATAATCCTTAATCTAGAATCTCTATGAAGGTAAAGTAGACCTCGACCAATTCCTTCAATAATGTTGAAACGTTTTCTCCAATCCAACAGTTTTTCCTTGTGAGGAtctaatgaataaaaaaaaaaaaaaaaaagcattaagaGAAACTCACAAGATGAAAGGACATGAAATATGATAATAGAAGTTCTAGTGGTGAAGTTATTAGAGAATTGCAAAAGTTTGTTTAATTGAAGTATCACAACAGGGAAAATCGTTCAAATGTTTTAACGGTAATTCCTATGCAAAAAACTTTTATTAGTCATAGTATAATACACTAACATTTATATGTAGAAAATTTAATGTTGTAAAGCATTTGTATTATATGAATGGGCATCAAAATTAACTAACCAAAGAGGAATGCATCCAGACTTTTGTTTGGCATATATTCATAGATCAgcattttttcttctccttcaacACAGCTACCAAGAAGCCTAACAAGATTCCGATGTTGAAGCTTAGAAATTACCACCACCTCATTCATAAATTCTTGTGATCCTTGTCCAGAGGCTTTAGAAAGTCTTTTTACTGCAATCTCTTGTCCATCCGACAATTTCCCCTATAAACAAACATCAAAAAGTTGATTAGACATTCAAATTATTAGACAAGAAACCTCTAGTAGAGTAACCATTACCCTGTATACGGGTCCAAATCCACCCTCCCCAAGCTTGTTAGATAGATGGAAGTTGTTTGTTGCACTAGCCAGTTCCTCCAAATTGAATAGCGGTTGCTCCTGGACTTTAACTTCTTCTCTGTTGAATAATAAGATCTCCGTTGCTTTCTTTTTCCTCGCTAATGTCCATTATAGTAGTCAGTAATGAAACATATAGCAACATTTACTAGTCCACTGAGCTAATTTAAGTGGGAATATTACCTTTTTGTTTTACCATCCACCTCCACAATAAATAAGAGCAGATGGAAAGGAAAATTGTTCCTGTGATCACTGTgattgtgacaatttttttcacatctCCTTCTTTACCTGTAAATCAGGGGGGGAAAAGTATAAtactagttaaaaaaaaaacgaaaataGACTGCAAAACGGTGTTAAGTAAAGAGTCCTTTTACACTGATTTACTTGGTTGAAGTTAAAAGACGAAGTAACCTAGCAACTGTAACATTTGCGGATAATTTGAAGCctaattttcacataaaaatataaaacaaaaaaaacttaccAAGTTCTGAGTAGGCCACACGAATGTAAAGATCGACTCCAGAACTAGAGAATTGCTGTGTATCAATTAGTTTACTTGTCCAAGACATACAGCCAATACTAGTGTCATATGCATATGCTATACAAGAACAACTCTCCAAGCATTGCTCCCTGCAGTTGTTTTCAAAAGCACTTGACCAAACTGCAATGTCTGGCACTTTCATCATATTCAATTTCAAAAAGCCGTCTTTTTTGCCTTCTTCAACACCACTAGTGTTCACTGTCTCACACTGCAACGGTGTCCTCCTAACACATCCACTAGTCCAATTTCCTTGATTCCATTCTTCTGTATTATTTGGCTCGAACCCCTGGAAGCAGCTGCAAATTGGTGAATTCTTTGGATTACAGGTTCCAAACGCCCCACACTTGCCATAAACATCACACTCAGTCTGCAAAGCTGACCACCCAATATCCTCACTCCCATTATTCCAATCTTTTTGCACTAGATTCCCTTGTGAATTCAAGGCAATAATAGATGGGATAGTCTTGTCTGcaaaatcaaaagttaaataaaaatttccatcTTGTTCATCTACAAAACTGAATCCGTAAAGATATACAGAATTCATATCCGGTATTCCAATGAAGTTCCGACTGTTCCATGGACCACTGCGCCAATATGGGCTACCGTCGTTCCAAATGAATGCTTGAGGAAGACCAAGAGGTTGAATACTGACAGAGAAGATTCCAATGGATGGATCAGAAGGGCTTTTCCAAGATGTAATCTGCACTTTCTTACCTGTTCTTACATTAGCACTAAGCTTCATCTTTGGCAAGAATGTATCCGAAGGATATTGGAAACTTTCCCATATGATTGTCCCTGTAGTGTTTTCTTGCAAGACCAGGTTCCCTGAATCCAAAAGCTGGGCACTTGAATTGGGAGCAGATTTTGTAACATTCGCTGACCAAATTACCTCCTTTTGTCCATTTAGTACCACAAGAACTCCGTCCTCAGATATAGTAAGAACCCCAGAAGAATCCCTAAGAGGTTGCTGTCTGTTAGCTACCCATACAACTGTAAATACAGAAATGCTTTTATGCCATATTCCAACATATCGATTGGTAGAATTTTCTGGGCTGAAGAATCCCAGGTTGAAAGCACTCCCATTGGAGGTTATATAGTCAGGGTCTTTAATGGGCTGAGAAGCTGTGATGGTGTCTGTTGCAGAACAATATTCTAAACAAACGCAACATAGCAAGACCATAAAAACGGACATACCTGTATTTCGAACACGTCCCATAACTTGTTCAATGCTGAGAATGAAGATTTTAGATGCCAGGAGCATCATCCAGTCATTGCtccttttcattcttttcttaaTCAGCTGCGTAGTTGAACTTTCTATTACCAAGTCAAAGCAGCCTATATTGACTCAAATGTGAAACAATATTCATTGTCAACTTGCTCGTTTTTAtagcaaaatattttgaaattagatGCCCAATGGATTGCATTCACACACTATAAAGACTTGTGAAAAAACTCACAAACTTTCTTCGCAACAATCATTTCAGCATCAAACCACACAATGGCTCCATGTAAGCTTCCATGATCCGTCTCTAGGAAGGTAGttgaattattttcttcttattttgacattatttttgtCATTAGATTTTCCATAATGAGTATCATTTATATCCACAATTTCACAAAAGTTagactaaatatttttttcacactCCTTTATATCCACCATTTCATACACATTTCCACAATTaatgctaaaattaatataccCATTTtaaaaagcagaaaaaaaaaagtttgtatttaaaatataaaagcgGATGTACGAAATAGATATAAAATAgcgaaatcaaaaaaataaaagccttaAAAGTTATGAACCATTAAAGGTCTTTCTGTGATCTgttttttttgctgaaactgaaatctttttgttgaaagtattgtaaataaagataaaagttaactgaaataatacagtgatatctatgaatagtatcaaaaagtgtagcGAGATCTatgaataatagaaaaaaataaattgaatagtaaaataagttagcaaaaataatttttattaaatgcaCTCTAAATGGACAAAATTCGATGTTGGCTGCACATGCACGTTGAACTGGCACCATCGGTCCAGTCCACATGGTAGAGGCCCAGTTGTTTGGGCGTATCACTGTTAGTGTAGTTTTGGTCTCTTGTTTCAAATAGAATCAGGAGAAGGCAATGATAAGCCCATAAGAGCCGAAggataaatttagaattttatatatatatatatatatatagtgcagTGTCTATATGAgggcaaagaaaagaagagattttcttTAATCATGAAACATGTATAGATTGATTAAAactattcttttaaaaaaaaaaaaaaaaatcacataagaCTAAATTGGGACCCAACAGATGTCAAGATAGATTAGTTTTCTATCTCAATTTATTTGAGAGGCTTTCTTGGGTATTTGTTCAAAATGTGAATAAAGTGCATTctctagaaattttttgaaaatatagtTCCATTCTTAGATATCATCCACACGTCATAGAATAGGtcctttcatttttattttcttataaaataataaatttttaattataatttcaaaaagtCTGCTTGTGAAGAAATTGGCTAATGCGATATAAaagttcttctttctttttttattttttatttttttataatttcttaaGAAGTTAAACATGAGAAATTATTGCATTTAACGTTCCCATGCAGCATGTAGATGGAACATATCTATTAGGAAcgtaccccaaaaaaaaaaaaaaaaccaatcaggCTAGAGCTCATATGGACGTGATTACAAGAGCTAGGTGTTTAGGAGATAGactaacccttttttttttttttttttttctaagaatgCTAAGTAttttaaaacacacacataaagaGAATGAAGAATGTCTTAAACAAACTGACAATAATGTATATCTGAAAGAGCTTAACTCTTAGATACATAACACAtgttttaaacctctttaacttCCACTCATTTTCTAATGTGGGATTAatccactattttttcttttgagaatattaagtattttaaaacacacacatcacattaaTAACATATGTTAATCTTTATGAGcacatatatatcaaattagCTAGTAAGCCAATAATATTGACTAACTAATTCTAAGAGCTTCTTTTCATGCTTCCTATCCTAGGTGTTGTTTCAAATATTTGcattattagagcattcacatcaaaggttttaaaaattttagcattttaaaaacctactttataacatttaatacatcactttacaatacacccaacatcaaaacttctatttttttaccacttcatttaaatattctttctttattattttttattcatttgttattcttcctctctcttctttgtctctctctctctctctttctcaacccaCCACCTatgccacaaccaccacaaaccTACCACCCATGCCACAACCAACAACCCATTGTCGCCTCCACCAGCCACATATACCCATCACCacaaacacccccccccccaccacaccacacacacacacacacacacacacacacacacacacacacacacacacacacaaaaaccttCCACCATTACTTCCTTAGTGTTTATGTTTGCACATATATTTTGCATGATTATACATTTTCTACTCAACATAGTTTCATCCTACAACATAATTCAACTGTACAAAAGAAATGAATTCGAAATTTTACTaggttttgaatttatttatcataattTATAGCAAATCTCTAGTCCTATCTTTCACAAGTTCATCAGATACAATTAAAGCAATAGTAGCATAATTTTGAGCTTACTAGAGAATAATGGGAAAGTTTTTCTGCTAAATCAAatggcaataaaaaaaatcttaatgttGACATCGTTTGTCTTAGAGGGGATCTTTTGGGCCTTGGTATCATCTAGATTGCTTTCACTGCAAACTTTGTTTGCGGCTTTGCTAACTTGTCTAAAGTGAAAGGAGTTGATGCCTTGAATGAGATGGGTTTTAGGACACTAGAAGTCTTAGATCATCAtttaaaagattcaaaaattgtCACCATTGTGAACCAACAAAACCATAGTGGTTAAgcaaaaaatggttaaaattgtTAAGATACAAACATGATTAGTTTGAAGATATGTGTGGTGGATTATTGGTATTGGCTACAGTTATCCATTACAACCAATGCCCCCAGGAGATTCTTGGCAGTTGGACCATGCAATCAACTCCCATCGGGAGGAATTTGTTAGTCAGACTCTATCTCGTCAAGGTTCGAGTCGTAGTTTTGATCTTCAAGTTAAGCTTGGATTCTCAATGCTGTCATATAACACATAAATGATTCACAATAACTAATAAcgatataattttcaatttcatctcTTTTGATACAtctttatgtcattttttttttctttataagtGGTTTTCCTCTCAGGAATAAGGTTTTTATGGTCATCCTGATATTTGCCATGGGAACCACTTTTAAGTTCCTAACCCTTGCTTTTAAaccatttcaaataaattttaaaattctgaTCATGCAAATATTAGATGATTCATGTATAAACATTTAATTGAGAATAACATCTATATTTAATAGCAAATGTGcttaaatttattcatttatataacataatttattaagttatttatataattattttttagtataCTATTCTCAATACAATATACaatggaagaaaaaattatttgacattGAGAGATGACTGATAAAATCATAGTGATTCATCTTAGTTTTCTCATTAAgcattttattaatatattttattaatatttatttttatttttattttcattttcattttaatattttccttgTGTTTGTAATAGTGTTTATGTTTGAACATTTATTTTGCATAATTATGCATTTTTGTTCTCTCCACATAATTGCATCACCtagacaccccattttgcaatcCAATTAAACCTTATCTAAGGGCATAATGGTTATTTCACATCCCAAGGACAAAACTATAGTTTTGATTGTTTGATTTCCTTAGGCTtcacataaaataaatcttgaagtCATGACAATTAATACGGCATGTCATGAGCTCTAATCGGActattggattaaaaaatatcttgaaatcaaaatttaatggTCATGCATCCACATAATGGAGTCTAATTACATGTGactatgaacaattgattttgaTTGGTCCCAATGACATCTCACAATCCTATTTGTTAAGAATAAAAGCAATGGCAGGATTGCGTGTACTCAATTAATCTAGTTGTCAAAGCAATGGCCATGCACATCAATTTTCTGCTCTATAGAATCTGATGAAAATTAAACTTTTGTGCTACATGTTATGTTGAATCATCATAAGCTGATGAACCAATTCTTTTCAGCGGATATACAGAGTTTTGCAAGGATGGCCTTGAAACTATGGACTTTTCTAGGGTATTCTGTCATTATTACTTTGGAATGGATGAGTTATAGTTCAACcagtaaataaaattttgtattcaaccAAAGAAAAAGGTGTTGATTGTAGAAGAAGCTCAAGTGTTGGAAAACTTTAAGCTTCTTTTTAGAATTCCTCTATCACACTGCATCCGCATTGTTCCATTAAGttaagcattaaaaaaaaaaaaaatcaaaagctcCTTTAGCTCTTTTATCATTCGATATATAAATtacacaccacaaaaaattgaGGCTATAACAATGTATTTAAACCGCAGTTACAACCCCAAAAACCACTGGTATAGGTTTAGACGGGCCATCCCAACGTTTTTTTCCTGACACTTCCTAGCGCTGCCTAATGAGTGTGACAGTAGGTTCAGTTGACCTACAACGGCGGTTTTAAAACCGCCGGTATAGGTCCCAGCAGTTTGGCACCCCTTCATGCATCAGAGTTTTTCGAAAGTTtacctttttcatttttgcctATAATGTTGCAAGATGGACCCGTTTGAGTAATCTATAAGGATTAAAATCCCCATTTCTGATACCtcgagttttttctttttggccaTAAGATGGATATTGATTTCACCCACTCTTGTTATCTTGATATGTTATGTTTCATGTTGTGTTAATAAGCCTTGTAATTTAGTGATATTGTATGTTCAAATCATCCTGTCCTATTGTTGTAACtagtatttttaaataaaaaacaaaaatctctcaaaaataaaatcttgtaCTCCGTAAGTTGTAAATGCTATTGTTAATTTATTGctgaagaaaaaatttaaattaaggGGACCTTTTGGGGATTCTACTTACATTGAAAAATTTAGAATTGTTATACATCTACAACAAcctgttacaatattttcacaataaatagtacaaaaatccattataattttctcaaaaaaaaaatccattagaacttaaaataaaatattaaaatattatattatatcagGAGCTACCATAATTGAAAACAAGGGAATT encodes:
- the LOC115989146 gene encoding G-type lectin S-receptor-like serine/threonine-protein kinase At1g11300, with the protein product MKRSNDWMMLLASKIFILSIEQVMGRVRNTGMSVFMVLLCCVCLEYCSATDTITASQPIKDPDYITSNGSAFNLGFFSPENSTNRYVGIWHKSISVFTVVWVANRQQPLRDSSGVLTISEDGVLVVLNGQKEVIWSANVTKSAPNSSAQLLDSGNLVLQENTTGTIIWESFQYPSDTFLPKMKLSANVRTGKKVQITSWKSPSDPSIGIFSVSIQPLGLPQAFIWNDGSPYWRSGPWNSRNFIGIPDMNSVYLYGFSFVDEQDGNFYLTFDFADKTIPSIIALNSQGNLVQKDWNNGSEDIGWSALQTECDVYGKCGAFGTCNPKNSPICSCFQGFEPNNTEEWNQGNWTSGCVRRTPLQCETVNTSGVEEGKKDGFLKLNMMKVPDIAVWSSAFENNCREQCLESCSCIAYAYDTSIGCMSWTSKLIDTQQFSSSGVDLYIRVAYSELGKEGDVKKIVTITVITGTIFLSICSYLLWRWMVKQKARKKKATEILLFNREEVKVQEQPLFNLEELASATNNFHLSNKLGEGGFGPVYRGKLSDGQEIAVKRLSKASGQGSQEFMNEVVVISKLQHRNLVRLLGSCVEGEEKMLIYEYMPNKSLDAFLFDPHKEKLLDWRKRFNIIEGIGRGLLYLHRDSRLRIIHRDLKASNILLDKELNPKISDFGMAKIFGNNEDQANTNRVVGTYGYMSPEYAMEGRFSEKSDVFSFGVLLLEILSGRRNSSFYNDEQSMSLLGFAWKLWNAKNMIALIDPMIYEPYFDIEILRCIHVGLLCVQEFAKDRPIISVVISMLKSEIVDLPRPKKPAFTERQIALDTDSSQSCQKKISVNDVTVTMLQGR